One region of Lebetimonas natsushimae genomic DNA includes:
- the purF gene encoding amidophosphoribosyltransferase → MCSVVGVYGNENASKLCFYSLFSMQHRGQEAAGISSSYEAKIKTVKNRGLVTQIFSEDDFKVLKGDMAIGHTRYSTAGDDSILDAQPVFARYGLGEISIVHNGNLVNAKEIREELTKKGAIFQTNMDTENIIHLIAKNYQKNTLKERIIDAVKQIKGAFSLIILSRHKMFAIRDPFGFRPLSLGKIKSGGYIVASETCAFELVGAEFIRDIKPGEMITFEDGEIKSEMIFEPAPKQCIFEYIYFARPDSNVFGKNVYVVRKQMGRELAKELPVDADMVVPVPDSGVAAALGYAEESGIPFEMGIMRNHYVGRTFIEPTQEVRDLKVKMKLSPIVDKIKGKRLVVIDDSIVRGTTSKRIVRMLKEAGAKEVHMRIASPATTGPCYYGVDTPTKEELIASKMSVEEIAKYIEADSLAYLSIDGIIRAIKDKKENYCFACFDGNYPIL, encoded by the coding sequence ATGTGTTCAGTAGTAGGAGTTTATGGTAACGAAAATGCAAGCAAACTTTGCTTTTACTCTCTTTTTTCAATGCAACACCGCGGTCAGGAAGCGGCAGGTATTAGCAGCAGTTATGAGGCAAAAATAAAAACCGTTAAAAACAGGGGTTTAGTTACCCAGATATTCAGTGAAGATGATTTTAAAGTATTAAAAGGCGATATGGCAATAGGACATACAAGATATTCAACAGCGGGAGACGATTCTATTCTTGATGCACAGCCGGTATTCGCAAGATACGGACTTGGTGAAATATCAATTGTTCATAACGGAAATTTGGTAAATGCCAAAGAAATAAGGGAAGAACTTACCAAAAAAGGTGCAATTTTTCAAACAAATATGGATACTGAAAATATAATTCATTTAATTGCTAAAAATTATCAAAAAAATACATTAAAAGAGAGAATTATCGACGCAGTTAAACAAATCAAAGGAGCTTTTTCATTAATAATACTTTCTCGTCATAAAATGTTTGCTATAAGAGATCCATTTGGATTTAGGCCGCTTTCGCTTGGAAAAATTAAAAGTGGCGGATATATAGTAGCAAGCGAGACATGTGCATTTGAATTAGTCGGAGCAGAATTTATAAGAGATATAAAGCCAGGAGAAATGATAACTTTTGAAGATGGTGAAATTAAAAGTGAAATGATTTTTGAACCAGCTCCTAAACAGTGTATTTTCGAATATATCTATTTTGCAAGACCTGATAGCAATGTTTTTGGAAAAAACGTTTATGTGGTAAGAAAACAGATGGGAAGAGAACTTGCAAAAGAACTACCTGTTGATGCTGATATGGTGGTGCCGGTTCCGGACAGCGGAGTGGCAGCAGCTTTAGGATATGCAGAAGAGAGCGGCATTCCTTTTGAAATGGGAATTATGAGAAACCATTATGTAGGCAGAACTTTTATCGAACCGACCCAGGAGGTAAGGGATTTAAAAGTAAAAATGAAACTCTCCCCTATTGTTGATAAAATAAAGGGTAAAAGATTGGTAGTTATCGATGATTCCATTGTAAGAGGCACAACTTCAAAAAGAATTGTCAGAATGTTAAAAGAAGCCGGGGCTAAAGAAGTACATATGAGGATAGCTTCTCCTGCTACCACGGGTCCTTGTTATTACGGAGTGGACACTCCTACAAAAGAGGAATTGATTGCCAGTAAAATGAGTGTAGAGGAAATAGCTAAATATATTGAAGCAGATTCATTAGCTTACTTATCAATTGACGGAATCATAAGAGCCATTAAAGATAAAAAAGAAAATTACTGCTTTGCATGTTTTGACGGAAATTATCCTATTTTATAA
- the dapB gene encoding 4-hydroxy-tetrahydrodipicolinate reductase yields the protein MKYGIVGATGRVGTLLVNIIKNSEDTLGAVMFTGEQTVEFPSDTVITNDAKTLLENSDVVIDFSAPVATQKLLEAALENPKPLVIATTGLNDHQKNLMIEVSKKTPILYATNMSLGVAILNKLVSMVSEKLRDFDIEIVEQHHRYKVDAPSGTALTLAESCAKARGLDLKEVMVTGRSGHVGARTKNEIGVFAVRGGDVVGRHTVGFYNDGEFLELNHTATSRETFARGAIKVSKWLINQGPGLYSIEDALNLKD from the coding sequence ATGAAATATGGTATTGTTGGAGCTACAGGAAGAGTAGGAACTCTACTTGTAAATATTATTAAAAATTCAGAAGACACACTTGGAGCTGTAATGTTTACAGGAGAGCAAACTGTTGAATTTCCAAGTGATACAGTAATTACAAACGATGCCAAAACTTTGCTTGAAAATTCAGATGTCGTTATAGATTTTTCAGCACCGGTTGCAACACAAAAATTACTTGAAGCGGCACTGGAAAACCCAAAACCTCTTGTAATAGCAACTACAGGACTAAATGATCATCAAAAAAATCTCATGATTGAAGTTAGCAAAAAGACACCTATATTGTATGCAACAAATATGAGTCTGGGAGTTGCCATTTTAAACAAACTTGTTTCAATGGTAAGTGAAAAACTAAGGGATTTTGATATAGAAATTGTAGAACAGCATCACAGATATAAAGTTGACGCTCCAAGCGGAACTGCTTTGACTTTGGCTGAATCTTGTGCAAAAGCCAGGGGACTTGATCTAAAAGAAGTAATGGTTACGGGCAGAAGCGGACATGTAGGTGCCAGAACCAAAAATGAAATAGGAGTATTTGCCGTCAGGGGCGGAGATGTTGTAGGAAGACATACGGTTGGATTTTATAATGACGGTGAATTTTTAGAACTCAACCATACGGCAACAAGCAGGGAAACATTTGCAAGAGGTGCAATTAAAGTTTCTAAATGGCTTATTAATCAGGGACCGGGACTTTATTCAATAGAAGACGCTTTAAATTTAAAGGATTAA
- the trxB gene encoding thioredoxin-disulfide reductase produces MGYDIVIIGGGPAGLSAGIYASRLGAKTLLLEKLNPGGQITLSSEIENYPGICEVKSGLEFMGCWPEQAKKFGCEIKSEEVTKLSMENEKWIIETHKNKYKAKAVILATGSNPKKAGFEGEEEFTGRGVSYCAVCDGFFYKDRVVAVIGGGDTALEEALYLSKIAKKVYLIHRRDKFRAAPHTQKKVLNTPNIEIIFNETVKKVIGKDFVEGIILSSNKEIKLDGVFVFVGMKVNNELVKDLAELNEYGEVKVNLKMETSKKGLYAAGDVRSDSVKQVIAAAGDGATAAINAIKYIEGENK; encoded by the coding sequence ATGGGATACGACATTGTTATTATCGGAGGAGGACCGGCAGGGCTTAGTGCTGGAATATATGCCTCTAGGCTTGGGGCTAAAACATTACTCTTAGAAAAATTAAATCCGGGCGGTCAGATAACACTCAGCAGCGAAATAGAAAACTATCCCGGAATCTGTGAAGTAAAAAGCGGACTCGAATTTATGGGCTGTTGGCCAGAACAAGCCAAAAAATTTGGATGCGAGATTAAAAGTGAGGAAGTAACAAAGCTTTCAATGGAAAATGAAAAATGGATAATTGAAACTCACAAAAATAAATACAAAGCAAAAGCAGTAATTCTTGCCACAGGTTCTAATCCAAAAAAAGCAGGATTTGAGGGAGAAGAGGAATTTACAGGAAGAGGTGTGAGTTACTGTGCCGTGTGTGACGGATTTTTTTATAAAGACAGAGTTGTAGCGGTAATTGGAGGCGGAGATACTGCACTTGAAGAAGCTTTGTATCTCAGCAAAATTGCAAAAAAAGTATATTTAATCCATAGACGTGATAAATTCAGGGCAGCTCCTCATACTCAAAAAAAAGTATTAAATACTCCTAATATTGAAATAATTTTTAATGAAACTGTTAAAAAAGTTATTGGAAAAGATTTTGTAGAAGGTATAATTCTATCTTCAAATAAAGAAATTAAGTTAGATGGAGTTTTTGTATTTGTTGGAATGAAAGTTAATAATGAATTGGTAAAAGATTTGGCAGAACTTAATGAATACGGAGAAGTAAAAGTAAATTTAAAAATGGAAACTTCTAAAAAAGGACTTTATGCCGCAGGAGATGTAAGAAGTGATAGTGTAAAACAGGTTATTGCAGCCGCAGGTGACGGTGCAACGGCCGCAATTAATGCAATAAAATATATTGAAGGAGAAAATAAATGA
- the trxA gene encoding thioredoxin → MNNLENFRYNSIKKGNQMALEITKENFEDIVKNNKLVVVDFWAPWCGPCRMVAPIIEELAEEYKDKGVAVGKINTDEQQELAIQFGIRSIPTVLFIKDGEVVDAMIGAAPKAMYEEKINTLLA, encoded by the coding sequence ATGAATAATTTAGAAAATTTTAGGTATAATTCAATAAAAAAAGGAAATCAAATGGCATTAGAAATTACAAAAGAGAATTTTGAAGACATAGTAAAAAACAACAAGTTAGTTGTAGTGGATTTCTGGGCACCTTGGTGTGGACCTTGTAGAATGGTTGCTCCAATTATTGAAGAATTAGCAGAAGAATATAAAGACAAAGGTGTAGCTGTAGGTAAAATCAACACTGATGAACAGCAAGAACTTGCTATCCAATTTGGAATCAGAAGTATTCCAACTGTATTGTTTATTAAAGACGGTGAAGTTGTAGATGCTATGATAGGTGCTGCTCCTAAAGCAATGTATGAAGAAAAAATAAATACACTTTTAGCATAA
- a CDS encoding NAD(P)/FAD-dependent oxidoreductase: MKPKVVVLGAGISGHTAVLNLKRKLKNKAEIIVVSPNSKYQWVPSNIWVGTGYMKPEQVYFELKPVYDRFGVEFKQAKALSIHPEGDAGENKPYVTIEYASGSRAGEREKVYYDFLINATGPKLNFSATPGLGPDTGYTVSVCSYDHAAHAWSELQKVIEKAKKGKKQKVLIGLGHGGCTCQGAAVEYAMNVASLVYDLDLMDYIDVTYITNEMDLGDLGLGGAYVKNNGYITHTNNIIRSMFSEYGVDWIKRASVYKVESGKVYYETYEGEEKIVEYDFAMLIPPFSGVGITAVGPNGEDYTDKLFKPNGLMIVDANYSSASKPYHEWSGEDWPKKLQNPTYENIFAVGIAFAPPHPISMPNKTKSGRPLTPAPPRTGMPSAVMAHATALNIAEWILEGKPSFKHKASMAEIASICVVSINYGFRGIAGSMSVYPTIPDFKKYPDFGRDIKYTIGEVGSAGHWFKWLMHYLFLYKAKVKPFWWLIPD; the protein is encoded by the coding sequence ATGAAACCGAAAGTAGTAGTTTTGGGTGCTGGAATTTCTGGACACACAGCAGTACTGAATTTAAAAAGAAAACTGAAAAACAAAGCCGAAATTATTGTAGTTTCTCCAAATTCTAAATATCAATGGGTTCCTTCTAATATTTGGGTTGGAACCGGTTATATGAAACCGGAACAGGTTTATTTTGAATTAAAACCTGTATATGACAGATTCGGTGTTGAATTCAAACAGGCAAAAGCTTTGAGTATTCACCCTGAAGGAGATGCAGGGGAAAACAAACCTTATGTAACTATTGAATATGCAAGTGGAAGCAGAGCTGGCGAGAGGGAAAAAGTCTATTATGATTTTTTAATTAATGCAACTGGACCAAAACTTAACTTTTCAGCAACACCAGGACTTGGACCGGACACCGGGTACACTGTTTCAGTCTGCAGCTATGACCATGCTGCACATGCTTGGAGTGAACTTCAAAAAGTTATAGAGAAGGCTAAAAAAGGCAAAAAACAAAAAGTATTAATCGGCCTTGGTCACGGAGGTTGTACTTGTCAAGGCGCTGCAGTTGAATATGCAATGAATGTAGCCTCTTTAGTATATGATTTGGATTTAATGGATTATATAGACGTAACTTATATTACTAATGAAATGGATTTGGGTGATTTGGGTCTTGGTGGAGCTTATGTTAAAAACAATGGATATATAACCCATACAAATAATATTATTCGTTCAATGTTTAGTGAATATGGGGTTGATTGGATTAAAAGAGCAAGTGTTTATAAAGTAGAGAGTGGAAAAGTTTATTATGAAACATATGAGGGTGAAGAAAAAATAGTTGAATATGATTTTGCAATGCTTATTCCCCCCTTTAGCGGCGTTGGGATTACAGCGGTGGGCCCAAACGGAGAAGATTATACAGATAAACTATTTAAACCAAACGGATTAATGATAGTGGATGCCAATTATTCAAGTGCAAGCAAACCTTACCATGAATGGAGCGGTGAAGATTGGCCCAAAAAATTACAAAATCCAACATATGAAAATATTTTTGCAGTAGGTATTGCATTTGCTCCACCTCACCCGATATCAATGCCAAATAAAACAAAATCAGGCAGACCTTTAACACCTGCACCGCCTAGAACTGGAATGCCAAGTGCAGTTATGGCTCACGCCACAGCACTTAATATTGCTGAATGGATACTTGAGGGAAAACCAAGTTTCAAACACAAAGCAAGTATGGCTGAAATTGCAAGCATATGTGTTGTTTCAATTAATTACGGCTTTAGGGGAATTGCCGGAAGTATGTCTGTATATCCTACAATTCCGGATTTCAAAAAATATCCGGATTTTGGAAGGGATATTAAATACACTATCGGTGAAGTCGGTAGTGCAGGACATTGGTTTAAATGGCTGATGCATTATCTGTTTTTATACAAAGCAAAAGTAAAACCATTTTGGTGGTTGATACCAGATTAA
- a CDS encoding sulfide reductase — protein MKDYINCCGLNINRVSLLELFFNKTMLIAYVLIAIGLVGWYELFHLRYFHDFISQAGIVAAGDNEEALKHAAIALKEQIFNLPEIEEVNKAEPWGVFVTQYVYLLYGGSALIFITSLAELFKVKVAPKVAAAMITFGISMVFGGLVSIASDLGNLLHIYWMFLNPQPQAGMWLMLPLYSIYIPFTFVEIYFLITNKREMARKIAGILVICGILIDLGEFFIQGLLFNQNVPRHLWTDIPQLWIYFLITGGITGISGSIIFAFLGLKNKPYFEDYIKFAAKVGVILTVLAAVYEIIDFMVVDPKWINLMLKGSPISWMYWGWLILGIVIPFILFLSKNKGGVLIGAVLAVIGAFLMRQAFIFGGNIVPMTERVPGLGYQANSVYQLDALTPYAYIAPHTMEWLIIIGCLGIGIAVFALLDKILDIRNVTDSYEHH, from the coding sequence ATGAAAGATTATATTAATTGTTGCGGATTAAATATAAACAGAGTCAGTTTATTAGAATTATTTTTTAATAAAACTATGCTAATTGCATATGTTTTAATTGCTATCGGTTTGGTTGGTTGGTATGAACTGTTTCATTTAAGATATTTTCATGATTTTATATCTCAAGCAGGGATTGTAGCAGCAGGAGATAATGAAGAAGCACTTAAACATGCTGCAATTGCACTTAAAGAGCAAATTTTTAATTTACCGGAAATTGAAGAAGTAAACAAAGCGGAACCTTGGGGCGTATTTGTTACCCAATATGTTTATTTACTTTATGGTGGAAGCGCATTAATTTTTATCACTTCTTTAGCTGAGCTTTTCAAAGTAAAAGTAGCTCCAAAAGTGGCAGCTGCAATGATTACTTTTGGTATTTCAATGGTTTTTGGTGGACTTGTATCAATCGCAAGCGACCTTGGTAACTTATTACATATTTATTGGATGTTTTTAAATCCACAACCTCAAGCCGGTATGTGGTTGATGTTACCTCTTTATTCAATTTATATTCCATTTACATTTGTTGAAATTTATTTCCTTATTACAAACAAAAGAGAAATGGCTAGAAAAATTGCAGGTATTTTGGTAATTTGCGGTATTTTAATTGACTTAGGTGAATTTTTTATCCAAGGACTATTATTCAACCAAAACGTACCAAGACATTTATGGACTGATATTCCACAACTTTGGATTTATTTCTTAATTACAGGTGGAATTACTGGAATTAGTGGTTCTATTATTTTTGCATTCTTAGGACTTAAAAATAAACCATATTTTGAAGACTATATTAAATTTGCCGCAAAAGTTGGAGTAATATTAACTGTTTTAGCAGCTGTTTATGAAATAATCGATTTTATGGTAGTAGATCCTAAATGGATAAATTTAATGCTTAAAGGAAGCCCTATAAGCTGGATGTATTGGGGATGGCTAATTTTAGGAATTGTTATACCTTTTATATTGTTCCTTTCAAAAAATAAAGGCGGAGTATTAATTGGTGCCGTTTTAGCTGTAATTGGTGCATTTTTAATGAGACAGGCATTTATTTTTGGTGGAAACATTGTACCTATGACAGAAAGAGTTCCCGGACTTGGTTATCAGGCAAACAGCGTATATCAATTAGATGCCCTAACTCCTTATGCATATATTGCACCACACACAATGGAATGGTTAATTATTATTGGATGTTTGGGAATAGGTATTGCTGTATTTGCACTTCTTGACAAAATATTAGATATAAGAAACGTAACAGATTCTTACGAACATCATTAA
- a CDS encoding 4Fe-4S dicluster domain-containing protein yields MANYAIALEYQNCIDCRACEVACKDENGVMLGADKQRIWVGIVEGGTTLADIFLNFYPSQCNHCIDAPCVTVCPTGASHYAEGGLVKVDPSMCILCKGCMEACPYGARFVDETKHAVDKCTFCDGRVQEYGTTACAATCPTKVRTFGDLDDENSDLVKLLKQRKFFFLKEEEGTLPKLFYLVPQDEEYAKRTLGDVKTHTWDEIKPLYEAATQAKKPEWKKA; encoded by the coding sequence ATGGCTAATTATGCAATTGCACTTGAATATCAAAACTGTATAGACTGTAGAGCGTGTGAAGTGGCATGTAAAGATGAAAACGGGGTAATGCTCGGTGCTGACAAACAGAGAATCTGGGTTGGTATTGTTGAAGGCGGAACTACACTTGCCGATATATTTTTAAATTTTTATCCGTCTCAATGCAACCACTGTATTGACGCACCATGTGTAACTGTCTGTCCTACAGGGGCAAGCCATTACGCAGAAGGAGGACTTGTAAAAGTTGACCCTTCAATGTGTATTTTGTGTAAAGGTTGTATGGAGGCATGTCCGTACGGGGCCAGATTTGTAGATGAAACAAAACATGCAGTTGATAAATGTACATTCTGTGACGGAAGGGTTCAGGAATACGGAACAACAGCATGTGCGGCGACATGTCCTACTAAAGTTAGAACATTCGGTGATTTGGATGATGAAAATTCTGATTTGGTAAAATTATTAAAACAAAGAAAGTTCTTCTTCCTAAAAGAAGAAGAAGGAACATTGCCTAAACTATTCTATCTTGTACCTCAAGATGAAGAATATGCAAAAAGAACATTAGGTGATGTTAAAACACATACTTGGGATGAAATAAAACCTTTATATGAAGCTGCAACTCAGGCAAAAAAACCTGAGTGGAAAAAAGCGTAA
- a CDS encoding molybdopterin-dependent oxidoreductase — MSEIVDLKRRSFLKGSAAAAAGAAVVSTSAFAFGPYEEAANEKEKKEKEIKNAKFTPNVCGMCVNMCGVIVRSVDGKVKKIDPNPLYPKSRNFMCARGNAGIAEEYDPDRITTPLIRVGKRGEGKFRKASWDEAFDYIAKKMVKILDEEKDNRSTFLFGVGATSGTVDEPVVMNLVNGIGTANFIDHFSTCFAPSFMANALTFGSWGQADFRNTKYLLNLGANRAEGIVTPDTMDMFKRTHKRGIEKIVYIDVRYTNTAAQADEFIPIKPGTDGALMLAMIHETINKGYHKTPYKADYIAKYVDGIEELEEFFTKGEGAKYTPEWAEKITEIPASTIRRLTKEFSDAAEKYKGAANCYRSRKSTWYYQDFEFRRAQAIFNAIHGCVNRPGGIILGRGLKFESYEYEDFPVYDNPKPRIDIACLKPNTYPLANPQKGSWPIIRDTILEVNTKWRKGEKLADNEYPVRAAFHYKQNPLQSVPDYEKTAKMYETMDLVVVIDIQATDTALYADVILPDTVYVERESPIKMFNTIEPYITWRSKAVEPRGYAQDVYFMCKELAKRIEKPFAAITFKYTWDADDLGAELPKDFDLAKYLTDDFEVDEEKLKADIKDEKLVKAILQHASEDDLDIGTYKITAAFEKTVEEYNEETMKELYGEEAAKIAKEWGVYWPGIENAVKSDLLDEHLKAFKKETPDKNELAETIYQKFTTLPKDYYIVPKKGKYIKLAQKTFEGKKFTNPITGKLETMHRFPLWRDSLYKAPNTEEGEVRVVVGRHAYFTQSFHPNNYLLLDLMNYNYLWINDELAKKLGLRFKDEVELTSEQGKKVIAKVYPTKRIRKDTAFIATGFGAQSPMMTLGYKNGISQAMICENTIDPIIGSASMNETLVKIRKV, encoded by the coding sequence ATGTCTGAAATTGTTGATTTAAAAAGGAGAAGCTTCCTAAAAGGTTCAGCAGCTGCGGCAGCCGGTGCGGCAGTGGTAAGCACTTCAGCTTTTGCATTTGGGCCTTATGAAGAAGCTGCAAATGAAAAAGAAAAAAAAGAAAAAGAAATAAAAAATGCTAAATTTACCCCGAATGTTTGCGGTATGTGCGTAAATATGTGCGGGGTAATTGTAAGAAGCGTTGACGGTAAAGTTAAAAAAATAGATCCAAACCCTCTTTACCCAAAAAGCAGAAATTTTATGTGTGCAAGAGGTAATGCGGGTATTGCAGAAGAATACGACCCAGATAGAATTACAACTCCATTAATCAGAGTCGGTAAAAGAGGAGAAGGAAAATTCAGAAAAGCTAGCTGGGATGAAGCGTTTGATTATATAGCCAAAAAAATGGTTAAAATCCTTGATGAAGAAAAAGACAACAGAAGTACATTTCTTTTCGGTGTAGGTGCCACATCTGGAACAGTAGACGAACCTGTTGTTATGAATTTGGTAAACGGAATCGGTACTGCTAACTTCATCGACCACTTTTCAACATGTTTTGCACCATCATTTATGGCAAATGCTTTGACTTTTGGCAGCTGGGGACAGGCTGATTTTAGAAATACAAAATATTTACTAAATCTTGGTGCAAACAGGGCTGAAGGAATTGTAACTCCTGATACTATGGATATGTTCAAAAGAACACACAAAAGAGGAATAGAAAAAATCGTATATATTGATGTAAGATATACAAACACAGCAGCCCAGGCTGATGAATTTATCCCAATCAAACCTGGAACTGACGGTGCTTTAATGCTTGCAATGATTCATGAGACAATCAATAAAGGTTATCACAAAACTCCATACAAAGCAGATTATATTGCTAAATATGTTGACGGAATTGAAGAACTTGAAGAATTCTTCACTAAGGGCGAAGGCGCAAAATACACACCTGAATGGGCTGAGAAAATTACTGAAATTCCGGCTTCTACCATCAGAAGACTTACAAAAGAATTCTCAGATGCAGCTGAAAAATATAAAGGTGCTGCAAACTGCTACAGAAGCAGAAAATCCACCTGGTATTATCAGGATTTTGAATTCAGACGTGCCCAGGCTATATTTAATGCAATTCACGGATGTGTAAACAGACCGGGAGGAATAATTCTAGGAAGAGGTCTTAAATTTGAAAGTTATGAATATGAAGATTTCCCTGTATATGATAATCCAAAACCAAGAATAGACATTGCATGTTTAAAACCAAACACTTATCCGTTGGCCAACCCTCAAAAAGGTAGCTGGCCTATTATCAGAGATACAATTTTGGAAGTTAATACTAAATGGAGAAAAGGTGAAAAATTAGCTGACAATGAATATCCTGTAAGAGCGGCATTCCATTACAAACAAAATCCGCTTCAATCAGTACCGGATTATGAAAAAACAGCCAAAATGTATGAAACAATGGATTTGGTAGTTGTAATAGACATTCAGGCCACAGATACAGCACTTTATGCAGATGTAATCCTGCCTGATACTGTTTATGTGGAAAGAGAGTCACCTATAAAAATGTTTAACACTATCGAGCCATATATTACATGGAGAAGTAAAGCGGTTGAACCAAGAGGATATGCACAAGATGTATATTTTATGTGTAAAGAACTTGCAAAAAGAATAGAAAAACCTTTTGCAGCAATTACATTTAAGTACACTTGGGATGCAGATGACCTTGGCGCAGAACTCCCAAAAGATTTTGATTTAGCAAAATATCTCACAGATGATTTTGAAGTGGATGAAGAAAAACTTAAAGCTGATATTAAAGATGAAAAATTAGTAAAAGCGATTCTTCAACACGCAAGCGAAGATGACTTGGACATAGGCACTTACAAAATAACAGCAGCTTTTGAAAAAACAGTTGAAGAATACAACGAAGAAACAATGAAAGAACTATACGGAGAAGAAGCTGCTAAAATAGCAAAAGAATGGGGAGTATACTGGCCAGGTATTGAAAATGCGGTTAAATCAGATCTGTTAGATGAACATTTAAAAGCATTTAAAAAAGAAACTCCTGATAAAAACGAATTGGCTGAAACTATTTATCAAAAATTTACTACACTTCCAAAAGATTATTATATTGTTCCTAAAAAAGGAAAATATATAAAACTCGCTCAAAAAACATTTGAAGGTAAAAAATTTACAAACCCTATAACAGGCAAACTTGAAACAATGCACAGATTCCCTCTATGGAGAGACAGTTTATATAAAGCTCCAAACACAGAGGAAGGGGAAGTCAGGGTAGTAGTAGGAAGACATGCATACTTTACCCAAAGTTTCCATCCAAACAACTATTTATTATTAGATTTAATGAATTACAATTATCTATGGATAAATGATGAACTTGCTAAAAAATTAGGACTTAGATTTAAAGACGAAGTAGAACTTACCAGTGAACAGGGTAAAAAAGTAATAGCAAAAGTTTATCCGACTAAAAGAATCAGAAAAGACACAGCGTTTATTGCAACAGGATTTGGTGCCCAGTCACCAATGATGACACTTGGATACAAAAACGGTATTTCACAGGCTATGATTTGTGAAAACACAATCGATCCGATTATCGGTTCAGCAAGTATGAATGAAACTCTTGTAAAAATAAGAAAGGTGTAA